A region of the Chlamydia felis Fe/C-56 genome:
GTATAAAAGAAAAGATCATGTAGGCAATGCCCCCGCCCATTAACGGGGAGATTATCCAGCTGACTAAAATTGTCCCTATAGATCCCCAGTAAATAACTGTACCTTTACCAAGGACAAGACCAAACCCAATTACAGCTCCGACAATAGAGTGCGTTGTAGACACTGGCCATCCAAAATAAGAGGCTAGTTGCAACCATACTCCTGTGGCTAATAAAGCTCCCGTCATGCCATACACATAATCTCCAGAAGCCATCAATGGATCTGAAACTGAAACTATACGACTTTCTATAGTCCCTGCAACGCGATCTCCAAGAAACAGAGCTCCTAAAAATTCAAAAATCGCGGCAATAACGACAGCCTGGCGTAGTGTTAATACTCCAGACCCCACACTAGGGCCTACAGCATTAGCAACATCGTTAGCTCCTATATTCCAAGAGGTGTAAAAACCACATAAGAGAACAAAAATGAGTAAAGCGAGCATGAAATATTACTTTTCTTCCAGTGTCATGTTAACTCGATGGGCAAGCTTTTCTGCACTATCGGATATGCCTGCTACACGCTTAACTATCTTCATCCATAAATAAAATTCTTTTTCAGGAATGATGAATTCATCAGAAAAGAATATTTGCATGATCTCTCTTTGAATAACATCACACTCGTGTTCTGCCTTCGCTACACGACTTACTAAAAAGCGCGCTTTATCGGCTTTACGCCCACCAAAAGAGCTTTCCAATAATTTATTGAATTCTTGTATGACCGTCATAGTAAGATCAAAAGTTTCAACACTTTTGTGTAAGAATTGAAAAAAGATTTTCTCAAATTCTGGATAAAAACGCAGTTTTCTCACAGTAAGTAGAATAGCTACGTCTTCAGAAACATCAGCAATGCTATCCTGTATAGAAATAATTTCCAGCAATCCAGCCCGAGATATAGGCATAAATAAACCTACGGGAAGGTGATTACGCATATCATTTTTTATACAATCTGCTTGATATTCCTTATCGGAAATACTCTTCGCTATTGTTTGTACCAGTTTGTAATCTCCATCACGTAAAGCCGTGAAGATCGGAACCATTTGCTGAACACAAAATGCTACAACTTCCAAGTGTGCTTGTAGCGGGGCAAAAGGAGACTGTCCGAACAGACGAGCAAGGGTTTGCATAAGAATACCTTTTTAGTAATAATAACGTGCTTTAACGATCTTGTAAATGACTTATGACTT
Encoded here:
- a CDS encoding TIGR00153 family protein; translation: MQTLARLFGQSPFAPLQAHLEVVAFCVQQMVPIFTALRDGDYKLVQTIAKSISDKEYQADCIKNDMRNHLPVGLFMPISRAGLLEIISIQDSIADVSEDVAILLTVRKLRFYPEFEKIFFQFLHKSVETFDLTMTVIQEFNKLLESSFGGRKADKARFLVSRVAKAEHECDVIQREIMQIFFSDEFIIPEKEFYLWMKIVKRVAGISDSAEKLAHRVNMTLEEK